The Williamsoniiplasma somnilux genome includes a window with the following:
- a CDS encoding ABC transporter permease yields MKFKILIKQSFRDFRSKIIIYLTFTVFLIIVLSMVVGLFSFSWNFSNEASNINSNKHINSSISTIQYRLQEDEGIGDTDDYLIVKETNSDDDLDLIKYTENLIKQSGLTTSISAKDLIAVSGVFAGKLFHLDSINHGTHPIIDKHIKVVNITRNDADPYQEYNTLIDAILNIPNYLETNLTLGQNANNLFLNYFQSKLLNKSGISLTSNSRGKFNWISPEKWMANYYKEAPLQIQKSQVYKTYIYDHLNLNAMNVKQKDLFEKGKFAFATPKTLVSQNHKIGDIALISPTEDEYLIMGTANNPSTFFQGVSDLKYFVTYQNSFGHDSLGNDNFGKSSFYSNRILVRVDSAKNNKSKAQSILENLATKYFSPSVNEPSKILPDTYNENNYPETKIIKVVETYNILVYIIALMMLFLLFVVFYFITQQIIILQRRTLFFLKAMGESNFVLTLLTTLAIITPIIISAVFAIFGGAFIQNMMFNAIKAELSIVSSFWNLNWFFWLALLASIIIMFISFFLINMIIIQSKKLTIQGIGVGKAPGKVVIKFKRTVLRKIPSKLNIGISFAFKNIYKNLISLVVLSICFSVIIFAFQFNKSVETSAATFAKWNEPYKSVYDNSELESFHFENQQLVENFQIIETNSVEDTDLKPISKNDIEIANLPNGFKHTYIEKSFTKFLLTIEGKEYIDQKMNEINQNRPNTISENDREKVHQMLDSLRTYNDLLIADFGYDDGFNILMGTMLKPKGVRSYLSMSTNYNFNGDNNVIKTIAVSNKDLNTKKHYQLNEISSNNSITDNIKNNSYKYAINVNVSQAFANYFYAKKGDEIELRIKQITNSNDVPLKILVKVNAIIKEQSLLREIYTTKEDLFNYVIKESEADENIETTEMYLKVLEILNQSSDYTFDNTVYSYDEVPFGLQNLTAPYYKNSENSSEDNRGNSIMDYVSPKAEDYYLEIKNSIIPFNYFAKKVLLKSAPLLGVMKNFIFICIVIAFAVSLILTALILLENKEIILLMKSMGYKTSEVNWYLITGYLLSAILSIVASALIAYYLLKVCSPLFYDSFNVSINFIWNVKIFLIAFGLAATFCLIVSSSVLYFTRLQKPKNAFATL; encoded by the coding sequence ATTATTTAATTGTTAAAGAAACTAATAGTGATGATGATTTAGATTTAATAAAATATACAGAAAATTTAATTAAACAAAGTGGACTAACAACTTCAATTAGCGCCAAAGATTTAATTGCTGTTTCAGGAGTTTTTGCTGGTAAATTATTTCATTTAGACTCAATTAATCATGGAACACATCCTATAATTGATAAACACATAAAAGTTGTAAATATCACAAGAAATGATGCTGATCCGTATCAAGAATATAATACATTAATAGATGCTATTTTAAACATACCAAATTATTTGGAAACAAATTTAACTTTGGGACAAAATGCTAATAATTTATTTTTAAATTATTTTCAATCAAAATTGTTAAATAAATCTGGCATTTCTTTAACAAGTAATAGTCGTGGTAAATTTAATTGGATTTCTCCCGAAAAATGAATGGCCAATTATTATAAAGAAGCACCATTACAAATTCAAAAATCGCAAGTGTATAAAACTTATATTTATGATCATCTTAATTTGAATGCAATGAATGTGAAGCAGAAAGATTTATTTGAGAAAGGAAAGTTTGCTTTTGCAACACCCAAAACTTTAGTTTCACAAAATCATAAAATAGGAGACATTGCTTTAATTTCCCCAACAGAAGATGAATATTTAATTATGGGTACCGCAAATAATCCGTCAACTTTTTTTCAAGGAGTTTCTGATTTAAAATATTTTGTAACTTATCAAAATTCTTTCGGTCATGACTCACTAGGTAATGATAATTTTGGAAAATCTAGTTTTTATAGCAATAGAATTTTAGTTCGTGTTGATTCAGCTAAAAATAACAAGAGCAAAGCACAATCAATATTAGAAAATTTAGCAACAAAATATTTCAGTCCCTCAGTTAATGAACCTTCAAAAATTTTGCCAGATACTTATAATGAAAATAATTATCCTGAAACCAAAATTATTAAAGTTGTTGAAACATACAATATTTTGGTTTATATCATAGCGCTTATGATGTTGTTTTTATTATTTGTAGTTTTTTATTTCATTACTCAACAAATTATTATTCTACAAAGAAGAACATTGTTTTTTTTAAAAGCAATGGGAGAGTCTAATTTTGTATTAACATTATTAACTACATTAGCTATTATTACACCAATTATTATTTCAGCAGTTTTTGCTATTTTTGGCGGTGCTTTTATCCAAAACATGATGTTTAATGCTATTAAAGCCGAATTATCTATTGTTTCGTCTTTCTGAAACCTCAACTGATTTTTTTGATTAGCGTTACTAGCATCAATAATCATTATGTTTATTTCCTTCTTTTTAATAAATATGATTATAATTCAATCTAAAAAATTAACTATACAAGGCATTGGGGTTGGTAAAGCACCTGGAAAAGTAGTTATTAAGTTTAAAAGAACAGTTTTAAGAAAAATTCCAAGCAAATTAAATATTGGAATTTCGTTTGCTTTTAAAAATATTTATAAAAACTTAATATCATTAGTTGTTTTATCTATTTGTTTTTCGGTTATTATATTCGCCTTTCAATTTAACAAGTCAGTCGAAACTAGTGCAGCTACTTTCGCAAAATGGAATGAACCATATAAATCTGTTTATGATAATTCAGAATTAGAATCATTTCACTTTGAAAATCAGCAACTAGTTGAAAATTTTCAAATTATAGAAACAAATAGTGTCGAGGACACTGACCTTAAACCAATAAGCAAAAATGATATTGAAATTGCAAATTTACCTAATGGTTTTAAACATACTTATATTGAAAAAAGTTTTACAAAATTTTTATTAACAATTGAGGGAAAAGAATATATTGATCAAAAGATGAACGAAATAAATCAAAATAGACCAAATACTATAAGCGAAAACGACCGAGAAAAAGTTCATCAAATGCTTGATAGTTTAAGAACCTATAATGATTTATTGATTGCAGATTTTGGTTATGATGATGGATTTAATATTTTAATGGGAACGATGCTAAAACCCAAGGGAGTTCGTTCTTATTTGAGTATGTCTACAAATTATAATTTCAATGGTGATAATAATGTCATCAAAACAATTGCAGTTTCTAATAAAGATTTAAATACTAAAAAACATTATCAATTAAATGAAATTAGTTCTAACAATTCTATTACTGACAATATTAAAAACAATAGTTACAAATATGCAATTAATGTTAATGTTTCTCAAGCTTTTGCAAATTATTTTTATGCTAAAAAGGGAGATGAAATCGAATTAAGAATAAAGCAAATTACAAATTCAAATGATGTTCCATTAAAAATACTTGTTAAAGTTAATGCGATTATTAAAGAACAATCATTATTAAGAGAAATTTATACAACAAAAGAAGATCTCTTTAATTATGTAATCAAGGAATCTGAAGCAGATGAAAATATCGAAACAACAGAAATGTACTTAAAGGTATTAGAAATTTTAAATCAATCTTCGGATTATACTTTTGATAACACTGTTTATTCATATGATGAAGTTCCGTTTGGTTTACAAAATCTAACTGCACCTTATTACAAAAATAGTGAAAATTCATCAGAAGATAATCGCGGTAATAGCATAATGGATTATGTATCACCAAAAGCAGAAGATTATTATTTAGAAATAAAAAACTCAATAATTCCATTTAACTATTTTGCTAAAAAAGTTTTGCTTAAATCTGCTCCACTTCTTGGTGTTATGAAAAACTTTATTTTTATATGTATTGTAATAGCTTTTGCTGTTTCATTAATTTTAACTGCCTTAATTCTTTTAGAAAATAAAGAAATCATTTTATTAATGAAATCTATGGGATATAAAACTTCTGAAGTTAATTGGTATTTAATTACTGGTTATTTGTTGTCAGCGATTTTATCAATTGTTGCCTCAGCACTAATTGCTTACTATTTGTTAAAAGTTTGTTCACCGTTATTTTATGATAGTTTTAATGTTTCGATTAATTTTATTTGAAATGTAAAAATATTTTTGATTGCATTTGGACTTGCTGCAACATTTTGTTTAATTGTTTCATCTTCAGTGCTGTACTTCACAAGACTGCAAAAACCGAAGAATGCTTTTGCAACATTATAA
- a CDS encoding M17 family metallopeptidase: protein MITLKGKKQDLTLIAIDGVKVPKFVSDADLATTLISEEKVVYMVLKKAAPDKRKQLKKALTSFVGGNKHNINIDVDSFIKVIGKDLDKEIIFNTIIETIGQVSFKAFSMKEKQKNNDAIYNLITSEKMDKHFEKEMIKIEATNFARVLQDTPPNIATSVYLAEKIVEEAKKVKGLKIKVLGKKEAEKFGMGLFLGVNAGSNVEPQAVVIEYVSDAKLPRTALVGKGITFDSGGYNLKPSQFMDGMKFDMSGAAIMLSTIIALAKAGAKANVVGIGMFTDNRIGGTATMPESVLKSMNGKTVEINNTDAEGRLVLADGMTYAIREMKAERIIEASTLTGAIAVALGPWFIGAFTTNDKLFEEFHKATEYTGELAWRMPILAEHLEKMQESKIADLTNSESGRAAGSSTAAAFLNVFAEEKPYLHLDIAATADEGKRGTGVLVKTLFELLNK, encoded by the coding sequence ATGATTACATTAAAAGGCAAAAAACAAGATTTAACATTAATCGCAATTGATGGAGTTAAAGTTCCTAAATTTGTATCTGATGCAGATCTTGCAACAACATTAATATCAGAAGAAAAAGTTGTTTACATGGTGCTTAAAAAAGCAGCGCCCGACAAAAGAAAACAATTGAAAAAAGCATTAACAAGTTTTGTTGGAGGAAACAAACATAATATTAATATCGATGTTGATTCTTTCATTAAAGTAATAGGTAAAGATTTAGATAAAGAAATTATCTTTAACACAATCATTGAAACTATTGGTCAAGTTTCTTTTAAAGCTTTTTCAATGAAAGAAAAACAAAAAAATAATGATGCTATTTATAACTTAATAACAAGTGAAAAAATGGACAAACACTTTGAAAAAGAAATGATTAAAATTGAAGCAACAAATTTTGCAAGAGTTTTACAAGACACTCCTCCAAATATTGCTACTTCAGTTTATTTAGCAGAAAAAATTGTTGAAGAAGCTAAAAAAGTAAAAGGATTAAAAATTAAAGTTTTAGGTAAAAAAGAAGCAGAAAAATTTGGTATGGGACTATTTTTAGGAGTTAATGCTGGATCAAACGTAGAACCTCAAGCTGTTGTTATTGAATATGTAAGTGATGCAAAACTTCCGCGTACTGCTTTGGTTGGTAAAGGAATTACATTCGATTCAGGAGGATATAATTTAAAACCTTCACAATTTATGGATGGAATGAAATTTGATATGTCAGGAGCTGCAATTATGTTGTCAACTATTATTGCTTTAGCTAAGGCTGGGGCAAAAGCAAATGTGGTTGGAATTGGAATGTTTACTGATAACAGAATTGGTGGAACTGCAACAATGCCAGAATCAGTGTTGAAATCAATGAATGGTAAAACTGTTGAAATTAATAACACTGATGCAGAAGGTCGTTTAGTATTGGCTGATGGAATGACTTATGCAATTAGAGAAATGAAAGCAGAGAGAATTATTGAAGCTTCAACATTAACAGGGGCAATCGCAGTTGCCTTAGGACCATGATTCATAGGAGCATTTACAACTAATGATAAATTATTTGAAGAATTCCATAAGGCAACTGAATACACTGGTGAATTAGCTTGAAGAATGCCTATTTTAGCTGAACATTTAGAAAAAATGCAAGAGTCAAAAATTGCTGATTTAACTAATTCTGAATCAGGAAGAGCGGCTGGTAGTTCAACAGCTGCCGCTTTCTTAAATGTTTTTGCTGAAGAAAAACCTTATTTACATTTAGATATTGCTGCAACAGCAGATGAAGGTAAACGTGGAACAGGTGTTTTAGTTAAAACTTTATTTGAATTATTGAATAAATAG
- the pepF gene encoding oligoendopeptidase F codes for MKRSEAQAKYKWDFSHLYKSDQEWKNDLANLVSLAENFQAMKGKLNQKEVFYKYLDLDNKIDKIVNKLAIYLHYGDTDTSDQRYQILEGLLMNEFRKINVATAFVSPEIKSVGEQTITTWLTEKSEYKVYLKGMKKFFEEAKHILSEHDEELLSKVARSLGAIGGMYDTLAYADRHDENIHYKGKDQVLTTSLMMEISEDSDPINDQELRIQAAKIYRKNFSDKKHSFASIYEGILQNSTDSIRIRNYATAIEASLNGDNIPLSIYLKLLEIGKKFIDPFKEYNLLIKDTFKMDKFYATDRQLKLVHKYNKKFTVEEAQILIKDALQILGKEYLDNLEIAWGDNKIDYYEDTNKRDGAYSTGGAGVDPIILMNWDDKLNSVNTLAHESGHSVHTLFADQNQPYPLSQYPIILAEVASTINEHLLFEYLYNKANDKQEKIYLLQQRISDLMSTFYRQIQFADFEYRAHQLVEKDEPLTADILANLFNETQIDYGYEIFDKNEDDKDAIYGWPRISHFFHSPFYVYKYAIDVTASFKLYNDIKNGNVQSTLNFLKAGGHKDPLDVMLDAGIDFTKEETYMPLINGIKEYLKELKTLLQK; via the coding sequence ATGAAAAGAAGTGAAGCTCAAGCAAAATACAAATGAGATTTTTCTCATTTGTATAAAAGTGATCAAGAATGAAAAAATGACTTAGCTAATCTTGTTAGTTTAGCTGAAAATTTTCAAGCAATGAAAGGTAAGTTAAATCAAAAAGAAGTATTTTATAAATATTTAGATTTGGATAATAAAATTGATAAAATCGTCAATAAATTAGCTATTTATTTACATTACGGAGATACTGATACATCAGACCAAAGGTATCAAATTCTAGAAGGTCTTTTGATGAATGAATTTAGAAAAATCAATGTTGCTACAGCGTTTGTTTCTCCAGAAATTAAAAGTGTGGGTGAACAAACAATTACAACTTGATTAACTGAGAAATCTGAATATAAAGTTTATCTAAAAGGAATGAAGAAATTTTTTGAAGAAGCTAAACACATTCTAAGTGAACATGACGAAGAATTATTAAGCAAAGTTGCCCGTAGTCTTGGTGCTATTGGGGGAATGTATGATACTTTAGCTTATGCTGATCGCCATGATGAAAATATTCATTATAAAGGTAAAGATCAAGTTTTAACAACTAGTTTAATGATGGAAATTTCTGAAGATTCTGATCCAATTAATGACCAAGAATTAAGAATTCAAGCAGCAAAAATATATCGTAAAAACTTTTCGGATAAAAAACATTCTTTTGCTTCCATATATGAAGGAATTTTACAAAATTCAACTGATTCAATTAGAATTAGAAATTATGCAACCGCAATTGAAGCTAGTTTAAATGGGGATAACATTCCGTTATCTATCTATTTAAAACTTTTAGAAATTGGTAAAAAATTTATTGATCCATTTAAAGAGTATAATTTATTAATTAAAGATACTTTTAAAATGGATAAATTCTACGCAACCGATAGACAATTAAAATTAGTACATAAATATAATAAAAAATTCACAGTTGAAGAAGCACAAATTTTAATTAAAGATGCTTTACAAATTTTAGGAAAAGAATATTTGGATAATTTAGAGATTGCTTGAGGCGATAACAAAATTGATTATTATGAAGACACAAATAAACGCGATGGAGCATATTCAACTGGTGGGGCTGGGGTTGATCCAATTATTTTAATGAACTGAGATGATAAATTAAACTCAGTTAATACTTTGGCCCACGAATCAGGACATTCTGTTCACACTTTATTCGCTGACCAAAATCAACCTTATCCTTTAAGCCAATACCCAATAATCTTAGCTGAAGTTGCTTCTACAATTAACGAACACTTACTATTTGAATATTTATACAATAAAGCAAATGATAAACAAGAAAAAATCTACTTATTGCAACAAAGAATTTCTGATCTAATGTCTACTTTTTATCGTCAAATTCAGTTTGCTGATTTTGAGTATCGCGCTCACCAATTAGTTGAAAAAGATGAACCATTAACTGCAGATATTTTAGCTAATTTGTTTAACGAAACACAAATAGATTACGGCTATGAAATTTTTGATAAAAATGAAGATGATAAAGATGCAATTTATGGCTGACCAAGAATTTCTCATTTTTTTCATTCTCCATTTTATGTTTATAAATATGCAATTGATGTAACCGCATCTTTTAAACTTTATAACGATATTAAAAACGGGAATGTGCAATCAACTCTTAATTTCTTAAAAGCTGGAGGACATAAAGATCCTTTAGATGTTATGCTGGATGCTGGAATTGATTTCACTAAAGAAGAAACTTACATGCCTTTAATTAATGGAATTAAAGAATATTTAAAAGAATTAAAGACTTTATTACAAAAATAA
- a CDS encoding ABC transporter ATP-binding protein, translated as MIEIKNLYKSFNDKKVLENVNLKFEKNHIYGLLGNNGAGKTTLIKLIFSEIKCDSGDIISSYDSKNNWFYFVDNIDLPKNISIQNYLSEVRFLAKIDKKTFNDNLKKSEEILEIKFKKNRKIKTLSSGQQKLLSLLVLLTVKPDVVFFDEPTANLDPQNKEIIIKIIANLKNENRIVVVVTHLIKEVENILTDVVILDSSKIVYNKPRNKKDDVQNIFNSLTTSSNNVTNKKMEEYLND; from the coding sequence ATGATTGAAATAAAAAATCTTTATAAATCTTTTAATGATAAAAAGGTTTTAGAAAATGTTAATTTAAAATTTGAAAAAAATCACATTTATGGTTTGTTAGGAAATAATGGGGCTGGTAAAACCACTTTAATTAAACTAATATTTTCTGAAATAAAATGTGATTCAGGAGATATTATAAGTTCTTATGATTCTAAAAATAATTGATTTTATTTTGTGGATAATATTGATTTGCCAAAAAATATTTCAATTCAAAATTATTTAAGTGAAGTTAGATTTTTAGCAAAAATTGATAAAAAAACATTTAATGACAATTTAAAAAAATCTGAAGAAATTTTAGAAATTAAATTTAAAAAAAATAGGAAGATTAAAACTTTATCTTCAGGACAACAAAAATTATTAAGTTTGTTAGTTTTGTTAACGGTAAAACCTGATGTTGTATTTTTCGATGAACCAACAGCTAATTTAGATCCGCAAAACAAAGAAATTATTATAAAAATTATTGCTAATTTAAAAAACGAAAATAGAATAGTTGTGGTGGTAACACACTTAATCAAAGAAGTTGAAAACATTTTAACTGATGTAGTTATTTTAGATTCTTCTAAAATTGTTTATAACAAACCAAGAAATAAAAAAGATGATGTACAAAATATTTTTAATTCACTCACTACATCATCTAATAATGTTACAAATAAAAAAATGGAGGAATATTTAAATGATTAA
- a CDS encoding ABC transporter permease yields MINLLKLSSHKYFSLFKIKGYLLSLLIVFAITLIFNITGLFQIINFNRRNVLTLINLFISINSLTFFVFMTLITIKLFRTDLADKLVNLETRYGISVSKVFWSRFITTLMIFGSIIIVSLLVNLVIAFSYEGLENVFVYKLFVSSVGWYSFSLALAICVGIFFSSFFKEAIATSFSLIIYIFFMAIAAFGTSYTPTYLSDRSSSIQMYQDMKNAEIYNAAKKISPNLFLIEEFANSIIYKDGPSDAPTTSSNSNFINLTFGPKNWEKWEIDPKYDDLIKMYKYFDKEIFSKKVLSINDDQIYGFNYQSSYPIEPTKQLIKNILSEVKYEYRDLVATMYKFYNNPEALYYLNLQVQFDRDSAPFHSGEQFKKHIKFLGIENDEYLFFKILSFSLKDASSIHTKQELHKNIKYSQKNLGSILNDSFIMNNNVKEYDVRAKEAINEKWWNPITQIGAMFNSTNYSNPILSQILIERSDLFISKNTYFLNQKPSDINSENIKLIRTPQLEIIYFEYSFIFMLIIFGSYFKFRNNILKNK; encoded by the coding sequence ATGATTAACTTATTAAAATTATCTTCACATAAATATTTTTCTTTGTTCAAAATAAAGGGATATCTTTTATCTTTGTTAATTGTTTTTGCAATCACATTGATTTTTAACATAACGGGATTATTTCAAATAATAAATTTTAACAGACGAAATGTTTTAACATTAATCAATCTTTTTATTTCCATTAATTCTTTAACATTTTTTGTATTTATGACATTAATAACTATTAAGTTATTTAGAACTGATCTTGCTGATAAATTAGTTAATTTAGAAACTAGATACGGAATTTCTGTCTCAAAAGTTTTTTGGTCAAGATTTATTACAACATTAATGATTTTTGGTTCTATAATAATTGTTTCATTATTGGTTAATTTAGTTATTGCTTTTTCTTATGAAGGCTTAGAAAATGTTTTTGTTTACAAATTATTTGTAAGTTCCGTTGGTTGATATTCGTTTTCACTAGCTTTAGCAATTTGTGTTGGTATCTTTTTTTCATCTTTTTTTAAAGAAGCAATTGCAACATCCTTTTCATTAATTATTTATATTTTCTTTATGGCAATTGCTGCATTTGGGACAAGTTACACCCCCACTTATTTAAGTGATAGATCATCATCTATCCAAATGTATCAAGATATGAAAAATGCAGAAATTTATAATGCTGCCAAAAAAATATCGCCAAATTTATTTTTAATAGAAGAATTTGCAAATAGCATTATATATAAAGATGGTCCATCAGACGCGCCGACAACATCTAGCAATAGCAACTTTATTAATTTAACATTTGGGCCAAAAAATTGAGAGAAATGGGAAATTGATCCAAAATATGATGATTTAATAAAAATGTATAAATATTTTGATAAAGAAATTTTCTCTAAAAAAGTTTTAAGTATAAATGATGACCAAATATATGGATTTAACTACCAAAGTAGTTATCCAATTGAACCAACAAAGCAATTAATAAAAAATATTTTAAGCGAAGTTAAATATGAGTATCGCGATCTTGTAGCTACAATGTACAAATTTTACAATAATCCCGAAGCTTTGTATTATTTGAATTTACAAGTACAATTTGATAGAGATAGTGCTCCATTTCATTCTGGAGAACAATTCAAGAAACATATCAAGTTTTTAGGAATAGAAAATGATGAATATTTATTTTTTAAAATTCTAAGCTTTTCATTAAAGGATGCATCTTCAATACACACAAAACAAGAATTACATAAAAATATTAAATACAGTCAAAAAAATTTGGGATCAATCTTAAATGATTCTTTTATAATGAATAATAATGTAAAAGAATATGATGTTCGCGCAAAAGAGGCAATTAATGAAAAATGATGAAATCCTATTACACAAATTGGTGCCATGTTTAATTCGACAAACTATTCAAATCCAATTCTTTCACAAATATTGATTGAAAGATCAGATTTATTTATTTCAAAAAACACATACTTCTTAAATCAAAAACCCAGCGATATTAATAGCGAAAATATTAAATTAATTAGAACACCACAACTTGAAATTATATATTTTGAATATTCATTTATATTTATGTTAATAATTTTTGGATCATATTTTAAATTTAGAAATAATATTTTAAAAAATAAATAA
- a CDS encoding ABC transporter ATP-binding protein: MFKKNKETKKVPKALGKTIFYYYLKEWKLSTVMLILVLITVGCSIMLPLLTEQMTIAVKKSLAENANQSFLTPNNFWGLTWDKLVYIAIGIIATYCSVSYFYDYFAYLIGRRIEIDLRNRSLESLVRQDISYYSDKKIGEILTKVVSDTQIVGDQAVQIPLQLGISFFEITASIVMMLVLAWQLALIVIVVFFMIIVAMALSFLTTRKRFNKVREVITDINGNVTDRISTVRLIKSSGTENYETERFKEVHKEYYKRSETVGRIQALMLTTMWGGVFILQFSSIIGAMVIFGSNPDPLVGINYFDFTFAAFNLAQAIMIGPIYQIMNATFGMAQASVAASRVDESIEAPSILNPHYFDGMLIDKINGDIRFENIEFAYPEKPEKIVLPEFDFTFKEGKSYAFVGETGSGKSTIAKLLLRFYDPTKGKIIINDGIDLQEVNLASYLNHVGYVEQDPQILFGDVLENVRYGSFKTSDEEVIEACKKAELHNLVMTWPDAYKTILGERGFMLSGGQKQRLVIARMFLKDPKLLILDEATSALDNIVEKEIQEKLESLMIGRTTISIAHRLSTIQNVDEIIVLGANGKGIVQRGTFEELKKMPGHFKKLYEAGLMD, from the coding sequence ATGTTTAAAAAAAATAAAGAAACAAAAAAAGTTCCTAAAGCATTAGGAAAAACTATTTTTTACTATTATTTAAAAGAATGAAAATTATCAACTGTTATGTTGATCTTAGTTTTAATAACGGTTGGCTGCTCAATTATGTTGCCGCTATTGACAGAACAAATGACAATTGCTGTGAAAAAATCACTTGCTGAAAATGCAAATCAAAGTTTTTTAACCCCAAATAATTTTTGGGGTTTAACTTGAGATAAATTAGTTTACATTGCGATCGGTATTATTGCTACCTATTGTAGTGTTTCTTATTTTTATGATTATTTCGCTTATTTAATTGGTCGTAGAATTGAAATAGATTTGCGTAACCGTTCATTAGAATCATTGGTTAGGCAAGATATTTCTTATTATTCTGATAAAAAAATTGGAGAAATTTTAACTAAGGTTGTTTCTGATACTCAAATTGTTGGTGATCAAGCAGTTCAAATCCCATTACAATTGGGAATTTCATTCTTTGAAATAACGGCATCAATAGTAATGATGTTGGTTTTAGCATGACAATTGGCTTTAATTGTGATTGTTGTATTCTTTATGATAATTGTTGCAATGGCTTTATCATTTTTAACAACTAGAAAAAGATTCAATAAAGTTCGTGAAGTTATTACTGATATTAACGGAAATGTAACAGACAGAATTAGCACTGTAAGATTGATTAAATCTAGTGGAACTGAAAACTATGAAACTGAACGTTTTAAAGAAGTTCATAAAGAATATTATAAACGCTCAGAAACAGTTGGGAGAATTCAAGCTTTAATGTTAACTACAATGTGAGGTGGAGTCTTTATTTTGCAGTTCTCTTCAATTATTGGGGCAATGGTTATTTTTGGTTCTAATCCTGATCCGCTTGTAGGAATTAATTATTTTGATTTCACATTTGCAGCTTTCAACTTAGCGCAAGCTATTATGATCGGACCTATTTATCAAATTATGAATGCTACATTTGGAATGGCACAAGCATCTGTTGCTGCTAGTCGAGTTGATGAATCAATTGAAGCTCCTTCCATTTTAAATCCTCATTACTTTGATGGCATGTTAATCGATAAAATTAATGGTGATATTAGATTCGAAAATATAGAATTTGCTTATCCAGAAAAGCCAGAAAAAATTGTTTTACCCGAATTTGATTTCACTTTTAAAGAAGGAAAATCATATGCCTTTGTTGGAGAAACTGGATCAGGAAAATCGACAATTGCTAAATTATTGTTAAGATTTTATGACCCAACTAAAGGTAAAATAATCATTAATGACGGAATTGATCTTCAAGAAGTGAACTTAGCATCTTATTTAAACCACGTTGGATACGTTGAGCAAGATCCGCAAATTTTATTTGGTGATGTTTTGGAAAACGTTCGTTATGGCTCTTTTAAAACTAGTGATGAAGAAGTTATTGAAGCTTGTAAAAAAGCCGAATTACACAATTTAGTAATGACTTGACCAGATGCTTATAAAACCATCCTTGGAGAGCGTGGATTTATGTTATCTGGTGGACAAAAACAAAGATTAGTAATTGCGAGAATGTTTTTAAAAGACCCTAAATTATTAATCTTAGACGAAGCTACTTCAGCATTAGACAATATTGTTGAAAAAGAAATTCAAGAAAAATTAGAAAGTTTAATGATTGGTAGAACAACTATTTCAATAGCCCATCGTTTATCCACGATTCAAAACGTTGACGAAATAATTGTACTTGGTGCTAATGGTAAAGGAATAGTCCAAAGGGGAACATTTGAAGAACTAAAAAAAATGCCAGGACATTTCAAAAAACTTTATGAAGCTGGCTTAATGGATTAA